GCTCGATACCGCAGCGTCCGAACGGAGCTCGCCGTGGACAAGATCGTGACCTGCGTGGCCGTGGGCCTtcccctcctcttcatctctctgGCCTTCGCTCAGGAGGTCTCAGTAGGTGAGTGCATGAACACGATGAGGGTGGTAGTTAAAAGGATTACCTGATAGGAGAGCTGATAAGGAATCACAGGCTGCACTTACACTGAAATCCCTGAACATGGGCGTGTCGAGGTCTCATTATGGGCTCAGATTTGTGATGCTGTGCAGCCGGGACTAACAGGCACTGCTCCACTTTTATAAACGTCTTGTTCTCATTCAAACATTTGTCCACTTCCTCTGTCGGTGCGTTTGCTTCCACGTCCATAACAGGTAAAGTGAACCGCTGTTTCTCTCCTCGTGGTACCACTGCTTGTTTTCACCTGTGCTTTTTCTTCCATGTTGCTCTTAATTAAATGAtttccatttcattttgttccttttattttattttttactccttTTTGCATAAAATGATGATTAGAACATTTCAGGATATTTCAGGGAACTGCAGATCTGTGATAAACGCACTCATTAAAAAAGTCTTCCTGTATTAAAGATGAGGTCATAGATAATCCGGTCACTGGGGTCACTCAGGTAGTTTGGTTCCTCGAGGGGTAACAATGTTGTCCGTGTGGGTCTAAAAATATTAAACTCAGTCCTCATGTCTGCGCTGAGGAGATGCTGAACTCCACAGACGAGCCCACTGAGCCCACTGCTGTGTCTGAACTCGGTCTTCTGTCCTCTAGCAGCACAAAGATTTAGCAGACTAAAAGAGATGTGCAGCGCGGCTGAAGCAGTGAATTAAAGGCTTGCTGGCGTCTGTGACACCATGTGActgatgttttggtttttataaAGTTAAATTTCATTCACAGTAGTGTTACAGAGTCCTAAATCTAACTTTACCTGCAAGAAGCCCGCCTGGGTCACAAACTTTCTAAGAAAGCTTGTGGaaactgaactgtggactgtgggtTAGGCCGTCCAGCCTAATTCTGACCCTGCTGCTTATTTCCTGTCTCCGTGTTTCTCGCAGGTACTCAGATCAGCTGCTTTGCTCCCACTAACTTCTCATGGAGGCAGGCGGCTTATGTGGACTCCTTCTGCTGGGCCGTCGTGCACACGCACACTCTGCCTATGTGGCTGCACAAggtatatatatgcacacacacacacacacacacagtgttgctCTGAGGTTATGGTTGTAGATGTTCTTGCTGTATTTAGTGGAGGCAAAGCTTTCAGGTGTTCGCAGGCAGCTTCTGATCTGTGATTTTAGGGTGTGGTTGAAATATTTGTAGTAAGATGCTGCCGGCTCACACTAAGCCTCGAGGACAGTAGTGGGCGTGCACGTTTCCTCACATACCTAAAATAATCTTTCTATAATGACACTGGATAAACCGGCACGAGTAATCCAGCCGATCGTGCACAAAAGGCGAGTTAAACCTCGTGCTTTGAGCTCATTCTGTCACTGTTACAGAAGGTTTCTTAGAAATATGCAGTCGCTCTGAGTCAGACAGCTTTTGGTATTTGCTGTGCCAGTATAGGTTCAGGATTTGTCATCACAAAGAGAGCACGCCCATATGTGATGCTGTTGAGTAATTTTCTTTATCATTCatccctgtttctttttttctgccacTGGAGTGTGGATGCTGCAGCCAGAAAAAGTATTTCAGCCCGgcgcttgctaatgctaattagcttgctaatgttagcagGAAGTGACGTCatttgctgggaactgtagtttttcccCTCCAAGGCCCCTCTCAGCTCCTGGGATTTTGAGCTCCTTTTTCCCCCTCGGTCTCACGCTGGCcgccattttgctttctgtagccccGCGAAATCAGACCGTTTCCTGATCCCGCgtgcacactgtgaatgaaactgggTGTGCCCGGTGAAAGATTGCAAATTGCGGTGGAATAACACTATAGTGCAGCCAGAGAAAAatatctttttcctttttctttaaatcattttagtATTGTAATCAATCAGAAAAGTGATGTGATTGGTTACCGCTAAACGAGATGCTGGTCAGCTGGTGTGATGGCGGTAAAAATGGAGCACCGACTTTATGCTTTGACGTGCGGTTTCCTGATGGACTCTCCAGGCTGTTCCTGTCTGTCCTAGCAGCTCTGACCATCTGCAGTCACCGCTCACTCAACAGGCCGCCAACCTACAGGAATACACAGTGGGCGGGATTTAAGGAGTGATGGGTACATCAAACTTAGATTTCCAATAATAATCTCACAGTACAAATTTATTCCCTTTTTAATTCACCGtatttttccagtttgtatCAGGGCTTAAAAACATTTGTAGCAGATCGTTTTACACCCTCAGTCTGAAGCCCACGTGTTCCTTTTGTTCAGTAGGATGCGGACCGTCGGTATCCTGGGATATGTCATAGCTTCACCGATTTAATGTCTATAACTCAGAGAACGAAGGAGCGTCGTACCCTCGGTGAATTTATAAAACGTGACGTGGAAAATGGATTTCCGTCTAACAGCGTTCGTTTTCCTGAGGAGCTGCCGTGGTGTGagccacacacactcagactgatggagcagctctcctATCTCCATGAAAGTGAAACAGTCGAGTCAGTTTCATTAATACCAACCtcagtgtgagtgtgtcagCGGTCAGGAGCTCTGATGCACCTTTTGTATTTGTAGAGACGTCAGAGCTTTCTCAGGTAAAGCTCCTGCTGACTCCTCTCCTGTGTCTTCTCTGCAGTTCTTTCCCTACATCCTGCTGCTGGTGGCCGTGCTGATGTACACCCCGGCGTTGCTGTGGAGATTTTCCGCTGCGCCGCTCCTGCAGTCTGACCTCGGCTTCATCATGGAGGAGCTGGACCGCTGTTACAACCGTGCCGTCACTCTGGCCAAACGGATGGCGACCGCAGGGCAGCTGACCGCCGACAGGTACTGCCCACCTGCAGTGCTCCTTACCTCAGAACCAGCTGGGGGCGCTGTGACCCTACAGCTCCCACAGGGCTTTCAAACCACAGATGATTGAGTGGGACCGACGTAGTCAGTGTGATTAATATTCTGGCTGATTGGCGTATCAATATAAAACAGAATTTTCCTGGTTTATCCCAGTTAAGCAGCAACGATCTTTAAGCGGATCAGTGGAATAACTTCATCATTCCGTCTGCATCCACTGCTCGGTCTCTGTGTTTGCCCGGGAATCCATAAAGAACCAACAccatctcatttttttttctctctccacccTTTTTTCCCACAGTGACCCCACAGACGGCTGCTTCAATTACCCAATAGTGGAGAAGTTCCTGATGACCAAGCGCTGCTCACGGAAGCTGCTGTTGTGCTACCTGTTCTGCCGCTTCCTgactctgctcaccctgctgtGCGCCTGCCTCTACCTGGGTTACTACCTCCGCCTGGCGTCCACCACGGACGAGTTCGGCTGCACGCTGCGCGTCGGCCTGCTCAAATTTGACCCCGGTGTCCCCGACAAGGTGCAGTGTAAGCTCACCGCCGTGGGAGTCTTCTACTTGCTGAGGTATTACTCTGAGCTTTGTACTGAAGATGCACTCAAGACATCAGCAACAAAAACGAACCTTTTatttgtgctttaaaaacatgtttgccACTTGTGCAGGGTTAGATGGGAACTAGAACAGTAAAAACCCATCTGCAGACCGCAGATATTTGAGGGTTAGTACCAGGCAGCAGCCTTCTAGATATAAGCCAATCCTAAAGTGACCAGTTCCTCTAACGCCTCCTTGATTGACAAGCATCCTCAAATCTTCCCGCTGATTCAAATCGCTGCACTGGGTCAACTTGATCATGTTTCTGTAATTTAGTTGCTGTTAAacaaaaaagctgcattttgattttgtttctctGTGACCCCGCCTCTCTGTGACCCTGACTCTCTGTGACCCCGCCTCTCTGTCTTTGATTGACTCCTCCCAGCCTGGTGAACTTGATCGTCTTCGCTGCACTGATTCCAGTTGTGATCTACGCCACCCTGCGTCCCCTCTTCTGGTCCGGATGCACCCACTTCCTGGAAACCTACGAATCGCTGCCCACTGTGAGCGTCCTGCCCAAACCCGGCAGCCAGTGTGACGATCTCTCGCTCTACCTGCTCTTACTGGAGGAGAACATCAGTGAACTGAAATCCTACAAATACATGAAGGTGTGTTTTGATTTATATGCATGTTCATCCAGTTCATTTGAATGAGAAGTGTATGTTTAGTCAAAAATGAGAAATTAGTGGCCAAACAGATCTTTGTGGATCTGTGGAGGCTTTCCTGCTGCTCACAGCTGTTGGGATAGAAATGGAGAACACAGCATGTGCAAAgaccataaaaataaacattagtTTCCCGTTATGCTTATTAGAAGATGGGAGAATCAGTTCAAATTGGAAAAAAAGCAATGTGCACATGATTCCTCTCACGGTCCACCTCTCATCATTAGTAACTGTCCCACATAAACATGCGTTTATGAAACCTCAGAAGTTGATTCGGTTCATCTGGATGCTGAGGACATCTTTCACCATCTCACAGCCCTCTGATTGTGACCACATGTGACCAGTGATCATGAC
This sequence is a window from Archocentrus centrarchus isolate MPI-CPG fArcCen1 unplaced genomic scaffold, fArcCen1 scaffold_175_ctg1, whole genome shotgun sequence. Protein-coding genes within it:
- the LOC115775535 gene encoding pannexin-1-like, whose protein sequence is MAIAHVATEYVFSDFLLKDPNQARYRSVRTELAVDKIVTCVAVGLPLLFISLAFAQEVSVGTQISCFAPTNFSWRQAAYVDSFCWAVVHTHTLPMWLHKFFPYILLLVAVLMYTPALLWRFSAAPLLQSDLGFIMEELDRCYNRAVTLAKRMATAGQLTADSDPTDGCFNYPIVEKFLMTKRCSRKLLLCYLFCRFLTLLTLLCACLYLGYYLRLASTTDEFGCTLRVGLLKFDPGVPDKVQCKLTAVGVFYLLSLVNLIVFAALIPVVIYATLRPLFWSGCTHFLETYESLPTVSVLPKPGSQCDDLSLYLLLLEENISELKSYKYMKVLEMLRRRGDSFDPMGLLQNLCPVKMDSVDGKNPPAAAAKCDAEAPEDGCERPDPSKENSTKMETEMK